Proteins from one Juglans microcarpa x Juglans regia isolate MS1-56 chromosome 1S, Jm3101_v1.0, whole genome shotgun sequence genomic window:
- the LOC121247306 gene encoding uncharacterized mitochondrial protein AtMg00810-like, giving the protein MFLALAATLNWHLYQLDVHNAFLHGKLDEEIYMELPPGYHSKGESTTKGKLVCKLHKSLYGLKQASRQWHSRFSESLTSVGFQPSKSDYSLFTRNNEDGFIALLVYVDDIVIGSSNIKEIDKVKAHLHSQFRIKDLGILKFFLGLEIARSAAGIHLCQRKYCLEILEDAGLLGCKTTSTPIETNHKLSHSALDSLNDPSSYRRLVGRLIYLTITRPDITYAVGILSQFMDRPSEVHMQAAHRILRYVKGSIGQGILFSSQCDLHLKAFCDSDWTACLETRKSMAGFCVFIGNSLVSWKSKKQATVSRSSAEAKYRALAHSLYG; this is encoded by the coding sequence ATGTTTCTTGCCTTAGCTGCTACCCTCAATTGGCACCTTTATCAATTAGATGTGCACAATGCCTTCCTTCATGGAAAATTGGATGAGGAAATATATATGGAATTGCCTCCTGGTTATCACAGTAAGGGGGAGTCCACCACCAAGGGAAAGCTAGTTTGCAAACTCCACAAATCACTCTATGGACTCAAGCAAGCTTCTAGGCAATGGCACTCCAGATTTTCTGAATCCCTTACCTCCGTTGGGTTCCAACCCTCAAAATCAGATTACTCTCTCTTCACTAGAAACAATGAGGATGGTTTCATAGCCTTGcttgtctatgttgatgacatagtcATAGGCAGCTCCAACATCAAAGAAATTGATAAAGTAAAGGCCCACCTACACTCTCAATTCAGAATTAAAGACCTTGGCATCCTCAAATTTTTCTTGGGATTAGAAATTGCAAGGTCAGCTGCTGGGATCCACTTGTGCCAAAGAAAATATTGCCTAGAGATCTTAGAGGATGCAGGGCTTCTTGGGTGCAAAACAACAAGCACACCCATTGAAACAAATCACAAACTTTCACACTCAGCTTTAGATTCACTGAATGATCCCTCAAGCTACAGAAGGCTTGTGGGAAGGCTGATTTACCTCACCATAACCAGACCTGATATCACTTATGCAGTAGGCATACTCAGCCAATTTATGGACAGACCAAGTGAGGTGCACATGCAAGCTGCCCATCGAATTTTGAGATATGTGAAAGGGTCAATAGGGCAAGGTATACTCTTCTCCTCTCAATGTGATCTACACCTCAAGGCCTTTTGTGACTCAGATTGGACAGCCTGCCTAGAAACAAGGAAATCCATGGCAGGTTTCTGTGTTTTCATTGGTAATTCTTTGGTTAGCTGGAAGTCAAAGAAACAAGCAACTGTCTCACGTTCTTCTGCAGAAGCAAAATATCGAGCACTAGCTCACAGCTTGTATGGTTAA